The genome window CAGGGTATTCCAATTCAAAAACTGCGCGCAGCGGACCTTTGGCAATTACTTTATATTTCTGGAAATTTTTGGAAGTGTACAAACTGTCTTTTTCCCAGATTCCTGTTCCGCCGTTTCCTCTGCTGTAACCTACATGGTATGGATCATATCCTTCACCGTGATCGATGTGATAATAACCCGAAGCAGTACTATTTTTGGCATACCAGGAATCGATAATTGGATAATTTACTTTTTTAAGCCAGATATCTATACCGCTTGAAAGTGTTCCGCCGGCTTTTTTCTCATCAACCAGACGCTGTGCTTCGGGACCGTAAGTTCTAAAAGCGACTTTGTCATTTTCCCAGGCAAAATCATCTATCCGCTCTGGTACAAAACGTGCATAAGTGGTAAGTGCCGGAGCCGGTCTGTTTTTAGCAGCATCAGCATCGGTAAAAACGGTATAAACTGTTTTGGACAAAGCTACAACTGTAGCCTGAAACAGCAGTTCATCCGGCCTGCCGTCAAGATTTAAGTCAATTAATTGTGTTACAAGCAGATTTCCTTTTTCATCTTTTACCAGTAAGTCCTCATAATTCTTAACCAAAGCAAAAACTTTGTTTTTATGCAGGTCTATCGAAATAATTTCTGCCGTGCGGTCAAAAGGAAGTGTATTTTCGATGATAATCTTTCTGCTGAATTCAGCAGTGCTTCCAAAACCCGAGAACAAACCAAGGATTCCAATAAAAAAGATACTGTTTTTTAAATTTAATTTCATACTAATTATTATTGTTCAAGGCATTTACTTTAAAAAATCAAACACTAATTACACGAATTTTCACGAATTATAATCTGTTTTAATTACACAAACTTTTAAAACAAATAGGATAAAGTAACCCGTTGGGTGCAATTATAAAAAAAGAGCTAATAGTTACTTTTTTGTCATTTAGAGGTACGAGAAATCACATTAGTTATTTACGTTATGTGATCTCTCCTGCGTCGAGATGACAAACTTTGCGAATAATTCGTTAGCTAAATTACAAATCCGATAACTTTAACTATAAAAATTCTTTTTTTTTAGTTACTAAATCTAATTGTCCCCAACAGATCATAATAACTATTTTTTATCAAAATCCACAGATTTCTTTAAGCCATTGCTAAATTCAATTATAACCCTGCCCTCTTTCTGCTCAAGGCTTTTTACAGGAGCCAGCTCATTTTTATTCCATTTTTCTCCAGATTTTTTCCAAAGCATTACTGTGGAATAAATGGATTCCTTATTCTCTGGATTAAAATTAGCGGCCACATCAATTACCTTGCTGATCTCACTTTCAGGATGCAGGCCTTTGGCTGTAACTGTTTCTGCTGTGCTCCAGCCTGAAAGCGGTATCATGGCTAATTGGTACTTTCCATTATCAATAATAGTCACAACTTTTCCATTCACTTTTTTAGTTACTGTTGTAATTTCTTTATCGAATTTTGGCAGTGCATAATGTCCTAATCGCATGGAAACTGCCTCGGTACTGTTATTTTTGTCGATTCTTAAAATTCCGTTTGGCAAAGGAATATCAGCCAGACTCATTTTAATTTTATCATTGGTTTCCAAAACTGCATCTCGGTAATAAATGCCGTCTTCAAATCTTTTGAAAGTATATAAACGTAAAGGTTCCCACTCCTGTTTTGCATTTTTAAAAACATAGTTCATGGCAACTTCACCGTTTACACCATCTGCCTGCCATAGAAAAGCGCTGTTATACGACAGACGATTGTAATTTTCAGTTGATCGGAAACCCTGCCAGTCGTCTTTTTTCTTTTCATGGCACCAGGCTCTCACTTCTGAAGCTCCAATATCAGGATAATCTGTAATTAAGATTCCTGAACCTTTTTGAAAATTATTATAAACCTGATCTTTTTTGAATTTAGTTTCCCAGTCTCCTTCATTTTCTTTTGCAGTCCAAAAAGGATTGTCATCCGGCAGTAAAAGCCCCAGAAAAGCTTTTCCCATCCAGTACACGCTTCCTCTGCAGCTATACACTTGTACGGCAGGCTCAAATGCTCCGTAAAAACCAAGTGTCGGCACATTATCTTTCATGAAGTCAGGATGCTCCAGAAATTGTTTTAAAACTCCGGATGAAATTCTTCGGAGCCAGCCATTATTTACCGCAGGATCCTTTTCTAATCCCATAAAAGGCAAAGCGGCAATTGTGGCAATTCTATAACTGATACTGCGCCCGAACATAATCATCTCCCCGTTACGGCTGAACATTAACGGGTAATTGGAATTCATATCTTTGAAATTGCTTCGAAATTTTGCGGCATATTCCGGATAATATTTATTTCCAAAATACTCGGACCATAAAGCTCCATACAATTGATAGCCCCACATGCTGTAATAATCATAAGCTGGGTTATCATTGTACCAGCCTTCTCCTCTATAATCGTTTAACGATTTCTGCAGATATTCCTCCAGCAGTTTCTCATTTACGGCATATCCCTGATCTTTGAAAAAACTCAATACAAAAATGTTGAAAAACTTCCAGTTGGATGGCACTGTAGGACCGTCACCATAACTCAGCATTGATTTTGCCAATGCATCTTTCTGATCTTGAGGCAGTGGTTTCCAAAGCACCTCAGGATTGGTCATCAGTGATATTGTTATTGCTCCATATTCAACCAAATTCTGGCTCGGCCCTCCGTTTTTAGCACGGGGAACTATATAAGAGGGGCTGTTAGGATCAATTAATTTACTAAACTGATGTCTGTAATATTCAGCCACTTTGATATTATTAATCACTAAATCAGGATTTTCCTTTAGAAGCGGAGAGGCTATAAATAAAGTCCTGCTCAAACCTTCTAATTTCTCTGTAGGCACTCTGCCTTCATCCTGAGGGTAACTTTTTCCCGGCTGTTTTGGAAACTTCATCGGATCATCAAGAGTATGAACGTAGCTGAAAGCTCCTTCCAATAAATAAAGTGCAGCATCTTTCCAATGCTTTTTTGTCATTCCTGTATAAGGACTAAGACTGTAATCAGGATTTTTTACATGAAAAACACCCGAGTTATTTTCTTTTTGCTGTGAAAAAACAGAAACACTGAAAATACTGGCTAAAAACAGCATTTTTTTAAATTTATTCATTTTTGAAATAATTGATGTTTACAATTTATTTATTTTCGACTGCTTGTATATTAATCACTTTTTTATTTAAATCAGGAGAAGAAACTTCAAGATTAATTACTCCAGATTCGCCGTTACTTTTAATAATTACCAAAGCACGTCCATGCCATGCTTTACGAGTATTGGCAGTATACAAATCGGTATCTTTTAAATCGGCATTGTCTGCTCCAGCAATTGTTCCAGCACCCGAAATATTGAATGTAAGCTGATTGGCAGCATTTGGATTTAAAACACCTTTATCATCAGTGATTTCAACACTTACATACACCAGATCCTGACCATCAGCTTTTATTGTTTTGCGGTCAGCAGTTAATTTAATTTTAGCAGACTGACCGGCAGTTTTTAATAAAACCGATTCCGTTTCTTTACCATTTTCCAAACCAACTGCTTTCAATTCACCGCTAGTGTAAGGAATTACAAACGTCGCTTTAAACGCCTGCGCTTTTCCCGTTTCTTTCTCACCAATATTTTTCCCGTTCAGGTACAGTCTTACTTTTGGGTATTTCGAATATACTTCTACTTCAATATTTTTACCATCGTAACCCGGCCAAGTCCAGCTTTCCCATGTTGGCCAGACAGACCAGGATGTCAATTTTATTGTTCCGTTTTCAGGATTTGGCTCTTTGACAGCCATGTATAATTTTTCGTTGTTATTATACAGCATACTTCTGTAATGAGAAATTGGTTTTCGCCATCCAGTTAAATCTACATCCCCGCAATAAGCGCCATGCCATGGATACAGATTTGCTGTCCAATGCTCTCCCTCCGTTTCACCTGGATACACAAAGCGCCCAATACCCGATTCACCCAGATAATCCATTGCCGTCCAGACAAAATCGCCCAGAATATAATTATTTTTTTGAACTAAATCCCAGTTAGTAAACGCATCTTTTGGATACGATTCGGTCTGTACAATAATTCGGGAAGGCACTCTTTTATGATCCGATTCTGCTTCATGAAGCTGATAATTGTATCCTGCAACATCGTGAGCTGCCATCAATGGATCAAAAATATCCCAGCCTTGGTTCCAGGTAGTCATTGCTGATGTTACCGGACGGGATGAATCGATTTTATGGATGGCATCTGCCAGCATTTTTGCCGTTTCAACTGCTTCAGGTTTGGTTCTTTCTATAATTTCGTTACCAATGCTCCACATGATTATTGAAGGATGATTGCGGTCTCTCAACACCATGGATTCTACATCATGCTTCCACCATTTATCAAAAATAGTGGCATAATCATACGTATTTTTCTTTTCTCTCCATCCGTCAAAAGCTTCATCAATTACCAGCATCCCTAATCGGTCACAAGCGTCTAAAAAAGCTTCAGAAGGCGGGTTGTGCGACGTTCTTACCGCGTTAAATCCCGCAGCTTTCAGCAGTTCAATTTTTCTTTCTTCGGCACGGACATAAGCGGCAGCTCCCAGAGCACCATTATCATGATGCACACAGCCTCCGTTTAATTTTATTTTTTCTCCATTTAATAAAAATCCGTTTTGCGCACTAAAATCAATAGTTCTGATTCCGAAATCCATTATTGAAGCATCCACATTCTTTGAATTAACATTAAGTGTTGATTTTGCCTTATACCTATTAGGTGCTTCCACCGACCATAGCTTAGGATTTTCAACTGTCATAATCTGTACTGTTTCTTTTTCTTCACCTGGCTGTAATTCTATTTTAGCCGTGGCATTAACCGCATTTTTTCCTTTAGCATCATTAATGGCGGTTGAAAGCAAAACATTCTGCTCAACAGCCGTTTCATTTTTTACAATCGTTTTTACCTGAACCTTTGCTTTATTATTTTTAATTTCCAAAGTAGTAACTGCAACACCCCAAGTTTTAACATGAACCAGATTTTTAACCGTTAACCAGACATTGCGGTAAATACCGGAACCGCTGTACCATCTGCAGTTTTTCTGCTGCGAATTATCAACCTTAACGGCAATTGTATTCTGCTCTCCGTATTTTAAATAAGGTGAAAGATCATATTCAAAAGAAGTATAACCATAAGGCTGTACTCCAACTGATTTTCCATTAATAAATACTTCAGAATTCATGTAAACTCCTTCAAAATAAATGGAAACCTTATTCCCGAACCATTCGTTAGGAACTGTAATTTTTTTTCTGTACCAGGCTTTCCCCATTAGATAAAAACCGCCGTCACCTTCACTTGGATTATTTTTTTCTGATTTTCCTTCAATACTCCAATCATGAGGCAGAGTTAATTTACGCCAATTGCTGTCATTAAATCCTGAATTGCCATACTCCGGTGAATCAGTCAATGAGAATTTCCAATCCGAATTAAAAAGCTGTTTTCTTTCTCCAGCAGTATTTTGTGCATAGCCCATTATTACACTGCCGATCAGCAATAGATTAATTAAAATTATTCTCTGTATAAATCTTTTCTTTTTAGTCATTACTGCTTGGTTACTTTTGATTATTTAAAAAATGTTTTACACATTAACTATATATAAATTATAATATATAAGTGTAAAAACAACACTTTTCAAATATATAAAAATTACGTTTAATTTCTTGGCCTGAAAACTTCTTTAATTTAAAATTCTGCCCTCCTAAGAATATTAATTTC of Flavobacterium marginilacus contains these proteins:
- a CDS encoding DUF4861 domain-containing protein — translated: MKLNLKNSIFFIGILGLFSGFGSTAEFSRKIIIENTLPFDRTAEIISIDLHKNKVFALVKNYEDLLVKDEKGNLLVTQLIDLNLDGRPDELLFQATVVALSKTVYTVFTDADAAKNRPAPALTTYARFVPERIDDFAWENDKVAFRTYGPEAQRLVDEKKAGGTLSSGIDIWLKKVNYPIIDSWYAKNSTASGYYHIDHGEGYDPYHVGYSRGNGGTGIWEKDSLYTSKNFQKYKVIAKGPLRAVFELEYPEWSRYGVTETKRISLDLGSNFSKFENSISAAVKIPNYTLGITLHQEKGTVLIDAKKGIFRHWEPIDDSFVGEGILIDPKAVTKAFDYRTKAADQSQILIVTNPVNNILIYYAGFAWLKSGQVKSAEEWDALLEKQSKIIQNPLKVKL
- a CDS encoding DUF2264 domain-containing protein encodes the protein MNKFKKMLFLASIFSVSVFSQQKENNSGVFHVKNPDYSLSPYTGMTKKHWKDAALYLLEGAFSYVHTLDDPMKFPKQPGKSYPQDEGRVPTEKLEGLSRTLFIASPLLKENPDLVINNIKVAEYYRHQFSKLIDPNSPSYIVPRAKNGGPSQNLVEYGAITISLMTNPEVLWKPLPQDQKDALAKSMLSYGDGPTVPSNWKFFNIFVLSFFKDQGYAVNEKLLEEYLQKSLNDYRGEGWYNDNPAYDYYSMWGYQLYGALWSEYFGNKYYPEYAAKFRSNFKDMNSNYPLMFSRNGEMIMFGRSISYRIATIAALPFMGLEKDPAVNNGWLRRISSGVLKQFLEHPDFMKDNVPTLGFYGAFEPAVQVYSCRGSVYWMGKAFLGLLLPDDNPFWTAKENEGDWETKFKKDQVYNNFQKGSGILITDYPDIGASEVRAWCHEKKKDDWQGFRSTENYNRLSYNSAFLWQADGVNGEVAMNYVFKNAKQEWEPLRLYTFKRFEDGIYYRDAVLETNDKIKMSLADIPLPNGILRIDKNNSTEAVSMRLGHYALPKFDKEITTVTKKVNGKVVTIIDNGKYQLAMIPLSGWSTAETVTAKGLHPESEISKVIDVAANFNPENKESIYSTVMLWKKSGEKWNKNELAPVKSLEQKEGRVIIEFSNGLKKSVDFDKK
- a CDS encoding glycoside hydrolase family 2 TIM barrel-domain containing protein — translated: MTKKKRFIQRIILINLLLIGSVIMGYAQNTAGERKQLFNSDWKFSLTDSPEYGNSGFNDSNWRKLTLPHDWSIEGKSEKNNPSEGDGGFYLMGKAWYRKKITVPNEWFGNKVSIYFEGVYMNSEVFINGKSVGVQPYGYTSFEYDLSPYLKYGEQNTIAVKVDNSQQKNCRWYSGSGIYRNVWLTVKNLVHVKTWGVAVTTLEIKNNKAKVQVKTIVKNETAVEQNVLLSTAINDAKGKNAVNATAKIELQPGEEKETVQIMTVENPKLWSVEAPNRYKAKSTLNVNSKNVDASIMDFGIRTIDFSAQNGFLLNGEKIKLNGGCVHHDNGALGAAAYVRAEERKIELLKAAGFNAVRTSHNPPSEAFLDACDRLGMLVIDEAFDGWREKKNTYDYATIFDKWWKHDVESMVLRDRNHPSIIMWSIGNEIIERTKPEAVETAKMLADAIHKIDSSRPVTSAMTTWNQGWDIFDPLMAAHDVAGYNYQLHEAESDHKRVPSRIIVQTESYPKDAFTNWDLVQKNNYILGDFVWTAMDYLGESGIGRFVYPGETEGEHWTANLYPWHGAYCGDVDLTGWRKPISHYRSMLYNNNEKLYMAVKEPNPENGTIKLTSWSVWPTWESWTWPGYDGKNIEVEVYSKYPKVRLYLNGKNIGEKETGKAQAFKATFVIPYTSGELKAVGLENGKETESVLLKTAGQSAKIKLTADRKTIKADGQDLVYVSVEITDDKGVLNPNAANQLTFNISGAGTIAGADNADLKDTDLYTANTRKAWHGRALVIIKSNGESGVINLEVSSPDLNKKVINIQAVENK